The genomic stretch atggaatTTGATCATCAAGTCAAAAATCAACAACTCACAGAGGTCCTGCCTCATACTTCTAAAAACTGAGCACTTCCATTTCAGAAACTTCCACAAAAGAAAGGGTAACAGACTTACAATTTCTGTCGCATCAACACGGGTGCCTATGATCTTCAAACGAACCTCACTTTCTTTTTGAATTTTCACCTGAACCAGACAAACAAGCAATTCCCACTTAGCACACAAGAATGACTAAAACAAATCGCTTTCAACAGAACTATCCTTTTCTATGTCATAATGATAGCCAGTACCTCATAGTAATTTTTTGAGAGCTTATTTATATATACCAATTCATATATGCATTAAAGCATTTATAATTTCTTATAGCATTGTGAATAAACAATTAGATTGTTAATTTTTTTTACAAGCACACACAATATCATTTCAAAGATGCTCCAATAAGAGTAAAATAACAAGTGAACATGACCTGCCAGTAGTGTACAGGTGTACTATCATAATATAAAAGGGAGTTCGTGATGGTGGTGGTTCGGCAGTGGTATGGTGCTAACTTCGCTCTCTCACACAAAAGAAAATACACAGACTCGCGGGCCTTCTTATCCCCTATTGTTTCTTGTGGAGTTTGTTTTTGTTCTTTATTTTCTCACCAAACCAACAAAATAAGTAGTTAGTCATTCGACATGTAATATCTCATTGCTTTAATTCTTCGACAAGCCAAACAACTTCTTCTGCAACTCCAAACAAACATTACCATCTTTAGAAAGCAAAAGCCAGAGTAAATCTGATATGCTTACAAAATATAAAGGTCAAAAGGGATAATCGTTAATCTAAATAAACATTTCATTTGTTTTAAGCATGAATGAATGTACCAGTGAAGTCTGTAGTAATACATGTGACACTTGGCTAGTAACTACCGACGATGAGAAGAACAGTAGGAACCACTTGTACAAAAATAAGCATACCGATCCATCAGAAGTTGTGTAGTTTGGCACATCACCAGATTGGAACTCCATATCGTCAGGAATCAACTGCATACAGAAGCAGAATAACACAACCAGTAAGCCAGAATGTGCAAGGTCGGCAAGAAGCACATCCAAATCGGACGTAAGAGCTTGTACTGCATAATTGATTACATAGAGAATTCTGAAGTTCATCGATTTACTCCACCAATTTGACAAAGCAGGTCCGATCAAAAGCACACGAGTTCACTCACATGATTTGACACGAAGATCTGCACAGGCCCAGCCTCCGCGAAGAACCCCATCTGCAGAACCAACAAGACGAGCAATCGAAGCTCAGTAAACCGGGCACTGCAGAGCACATCACGCCTGCGGATATCGAGTAAAAGCCCACCTTGTTGACCATGGTGACGACGGCCTCGAGGATCTCGCCCTTGAAGGGGCGGAAGACGACGCACTGGTACTTGACGGGGAAGGTGACGAAGCCCGTGCCCTCCCGGATGAGCCCCttcccgacctcctccacccccgtGATCGCCACCACGAACCCGTGCCGCCCGCTGCGATACAGCCAACCGGATTCAGCGAGCCGGAGgagggggcgggcggaggagggggTTGGCGGAAACCCTACCTGCAGGTGCCCTCGACGTCCTTCATGAGCTTGGCGACCAGCTTGTCGCGCAGGTGCGGGCCGAAGTGGCGCGGGTGCAGCTGCATGTTCCGCTCCAGGACGATGTGGAAGAACATCCTCGTCGGCcgtcggcggcggctgcggcggcggcggtggggagcgagcgagcgagtccttCCGCCGAGTCGAGAACGGCCAAATCGGTGGATGGCTCGCCCCGTGAGCTAGATGCGGGAGGTAATAGCCCGGAGACGCGGAGCTCAGGGCCGTCCGATCTGACATGACCGCATCCGGACCGTCGGATGTGACAGCGTCCGACACTCAACTTTAGTCCGAGtctgaccctcttcatccggcctCTCACCGCCCGAACAGACAGAGAAAAACCAAAAccctaccccgccgccgccgccgatgagctTCCGGATGGCGTCGAGGTGCGCGGCGAGGCTTCCGCAGCCACCCTGCACGGCGCCGCAGTCCCGCTGGCAAAGCTCGCGGGTCTCGGTGCCCCCGGCGAGATCCAGCGCGTCAAGTATGTCTTCCCCCCTTCGAATCCCTCTGTGTCTTGAGATGCATTATATTCTGGTCGATAGTCGGGATTATGAGATTGGCCGTGCGTTTTGGCAGGAGGACGTACCGTCGTGTGCTCCGTTAGCTTCAGGCCATGTATCGACATTCACAAGGTCAGTAGCCAGTAGGAATGGTACCCTTCACTGTTGGGATTAGCAGCTGTTTCTTACTCCGACATGAATGTAAATCGATGCCTGTAATTTTTTTAGTGTATTTAGAATTCACAAACCGTGCTCACCGGTAGATTTCCAATCATCAACGTTTAGGCACATCTGGCATTAAGAACATGGCCTATCTGATAGATTATTTTTGTGAACTCGTAGGGGAAAGTTAAACAGATTGTTGGCTCCACTCTCCGGGATGCAACGGACGATGGCACGGCACTAGTGACCAACTTTGAGTCGGACAAGTCTGCAGCGGAATTCGCGAATGTTTATAAAGATGATGGACTTGTTGGTGGGCATGTCATAATGCTTGGCGGAGACGATGCGAGCCGTTCTGCTGCCCTGGAAGCACTACATGCATATCCTGGTGAGAATATGTTATCTTGTTATTATTTATCAATTATCACCAGAactgtattttttttccttttcagaaAGTATATGATGTAGCATTTGGGTCTGATTAAAGAGCTTCTTTGTTGAAACTAAGCATGTTGTGCAACTTTTAATATGTGACGCACATCTCAAGCAGTGAAGCGTGTGTTCGTGTTGGTTCATAATATTCACGAGCAGCATAGATTTATGTTGGTAGTTTATTATCTTCAATTCAAGTTCTTATCTGGTGAAAACATTCTTTAAGATTACAATACCAAATTTTGGACTTATTGCAAGGGCCCTGTGCTGTTGTTGTTTACAATGAGTTAAGGCTACTGCCATCAATTTCTCCCATGGGGGAGTTTTGTACATCTGATAGTGGCGCTCATGCTGTATTGTTTGTTTCTATTGTATTGTATAAGCTGGAGATGCCATCAAATTAACACATTGCCATAAACATGGACTATCATAATACTAGGTGGTTTGCAAGTTGGAGGTGGAATAAATTTGGAGAATGCAATGTCTTACCTTAATGAAGGGGCAAGTCACGTGATTGTAACTTCTGTACGTGTTCATGCTCTAATTTTGTGTAAATAATGCAGTTATATTTTTTCTTCTTGCCATGAACCATTTACGCCTCTGTTTGTTAAATGTACATATGCATATTAGATTATGGAATAAGATTAGGGCCTGGCCCACATTGTATTTCAACTTCCTGTTCATCTCTTGTTTGTGAAATTGTTTAAACTATTTTTTTCTTTGATATCAATATTGTTGTTTCACGAAGACCTAGAATGCTGCCAGAGTAACGTTGCCTATATATCCAATGGATAATCACTTATCCGCAGCTGTTACCAGTTTTTCTATTGTCACATTTTGGCTACTCTTCTATTGCCAATGTGGTTGCTTTGTGGCTTTATTTTTCTTGATGACAAAGACTCTCTAAGAGCCTCAATGGCTAGTATTAGCTATAACATGTTGTTCAAAGTTGGATTTTTTTCGGAACTAGATGGTTAGCACCTGCGCTCTGGGTCTGGAAATTTTTCTCATCTATTCTAGTTGCTTTTTGTTTGTAGATGATAGATGACTGATCAGTTGAATATTTGCAGCTTATGTATAGTCTTTTATGCAGTATGTATTTAGTGATGGAAAAATGAACATCGAAAGACTGACGCAACTTGTCGAGCTTGTTGGGAAGCAAAGGCTTGTTTTGGACCTTAGTTGTCGAAAAAAGGTACATTTCATCATGTGTTAAAACTTCGAAGTATGTTAATGTACTGAACATCAGTGCTAATTTACAGTACTGTTTTCTTGTGATCTACCTTTTGAAATTTGTGTGCAACTTACATAAAATTTTCTCTAAAAGACTAAAAGTAACATGGTTTGTTGCCCCTCGTCATCCAAACATAGAGCATTGCCTTACTTAATGTAACAATTACATTGAGTACAAGTTGAGCTAAGCCGATTGCATAAATAGGAAGCTTGATAATGGAACAAAATCAGTTCCCTGCTGGCCGCTGTTATCTTACTGACAGCTCTTTCTATCTTCGGTTTATCTTACCAAAATGTTTCTGGTTAGGATGGCAAATATGCCATTGTGACTGACAGATGGCAGAAGTTCAGTGATGTCTATGTGGATGGGCCAACATTAGAACGTCTTGCTGCCTATGCAGATGAGTTTTTGGTTCATGGAGTTGATGTGGAGGGCAAAAGGTGAACCATGT from Lolium rigidum isolate FL_2022 chromosome 4, APGP_CSIRO_Lrig_0.1, whole genome shotgun sequence encodes the following:
- the LOC124706582 gene encoding DNA-directed RNA polymerase II subunit RPB7, translated to MFFHIVLERNMQLHPRHFGPHLRDKLVAKLMKDVEGTCSGRHGFVVAITGVEEVGKGLIREGTGFVTFPVKYQCVVFRPFKGEILEAVVTMVNKMGFFAEAGPVQIFVSNHLIPDDMEFQSGDVPNYTTSDGSVKIQKESEVRLKIIGTRVDATEIFCIGTIKDDYLGIISDPGAAS
- the LOC124706583 gene encoding 1-(5-phosphoribosyl)-5-[(5-phosphoribosylamino)methylideneamino] imidazole-4-carboxamide isomerase, chloroplastic-like, which codes for MSFRMASRCAARLPQPPCTAPQSRWQSSRVSVPPARSSASRGRTVVCSVSFRPCIDIHKGKVKQIVGSTLRDATDDGTALVTNFESDKSAAEFANVYKDDGLVGGHVIMLGGDDASRSAALEALHAYPGGLQVGGGINLENAMSYLNEGASHVIVTSYVFSDGKMNIERLTQLVELVGKQRLVLDLSCRKKDGKYAIVTDRWQKFSDVYVDGPTLERLAAYADEFLVHGVDVEGKRLGIDEELVALLGLHSPIPTTYAGGVSTMDDLERIKQAGKSRVDVTVGSALDIFGGDLPYSKVVRWHSEQRMVSQR